Proteins encoded by one window of Engraulis encrasicolus isolate BLACKSEA-1 chromosome 23, IST_EnEncr_1.0, whole genome shotgun sequence:
- the LOC134439974 gene encoding probable E3 SUMO-protein ligase RNF212 — MAATWICCNSCFSSASPGNELAVSTCRHIICSRCFKKGNVQQGQCGICKAKCHLSLISDKSSPDVKALFTDLGSTATKYFSEIKGVLQFQARQQKRLLTHYQQRSQNLEETVMKMKQEIQELNKKISQQNMYIHKLESSAHQRYS, encoded by the exons ATGGCTGCCACTTGGATCTGCTGCAACAGCTGCTTTTCTTCAGCATCCCCTGGCAATGAACTAGCAGTGTCCACCTGTCGTCACATCATCTGTAGCAGATGTTTCAAGAAAG GTAATGTTCAGCAGGGGCAGTGTGGAATTTGCAAGGCaaagtgtcatctctctctgATATCAGACAAG AGTAGTCCAGATGTGAAAGCTCTCTTTACTGACCTGGGGTCTACAGCGACAAAGTACTTCTCAGAGATCAAAGGA GTCTTGCAATTCCAGGCAAGACAACAAAAGCGATTACTGACACATTATCAACAAAGG AGTCAAAACCTGGAAGAAACGGTTATGAAAATGAAACAGGAGATACAAGAACTGAACAA AAAGATCTCGCAGCAGAACATGTACATACACAAGCTGGAGAGCTCAGCTCATCAAAGGTACAGTTAG
- the si:ch211-255i20.3 gene encoding transmembrane emp24 domain-containing protein 11, whose protein sequence is MRVLTAILLKVCLLTWATAMYFDLGEQEEKCIIEEIPDDTLVTGYFLLEYWDQNKPHNTPHLGMTVTIRDPNHEVQLLKRYGKYGKFTFTSHAPGQHFLCMQTNSTKFSVFAAERLRVHLDVQVGQQHSIDPSEEKAKDTMKTMEYSVQHLIDQMKYISRQQDYQREREETFREISEQTNWSVLCWAFVQTSILLLVGVWQMKRLKDFLIEKKLV, encoded by the exons ATGAGAGTCCTAACAGCAATTTTACTAAAAGTCTGCCTTTTGACATGGGCCACCGCTATGTACTTTGACTTGGGGGAGCAAGAGGAAAAATGCATCATTGAAGAAATCCCGGATGACACGCTGGTCACTG GTTATTTTTTGTTGGAATACTGGGATCAAAACAAGCCGCACAACACACCCCATCTTGGCATGACGGTGACCATCAGGGACCCTAATCATGAG GTCCAGCTTCTTAAACGTTATGGCAAATATGGAAAATTCACCTTCACGTCGCACGCTCCTGGACAGCATTTCCTGTGCATGCAGACTAACTCAACTAAGTTCTCCGTCTTTGCAGCAGAAAGGCTG AGGGTCCACCTAGACGTGCAGGTGGGACAGCAGCATTCTATTGACCCCAGCGAAGAGAAGGCCAAAGACACCATGAAGACTATGGAATACAGTGTTCAGCATCTTATCGACCAGATGAAGTACATCTCACGCCAACAGGACTACCAAAGg GAGCGTGAAGAAACGTTTCGGGAGATCAGTGAGCAGACCAACTGGAGCGTGTTGTGTTGGGCGTTCGTCCAGACTTCAATACTACTACTGGTGGGGGTCTGGCAGATGAAGAGGCTCAAGGACTTCCTCATTGAAAAGAAGCTAGTCTGA